GAATAGAAAGCTACTTCTTTAGACTCTTCTCATAGCTACAATATTCTCTTAAAGGGCATTTTTCGCACTCAGGATTTTTAGGGTGACATATTAACGCGGCTAAGTCTAGAAGACCGTAATTATATTCTCGACAATTAGTAAGAGGAAGCACCTTTTTTGCTAATGCCCACAAATCTCTATCGGCATACGCTGGTTTTTTGTTTTCTAGGTTAAAATATCTCCTTAAAACTCTAGCTATATTGGAGTCGACTACTGGCACGCATTTCCCGTAAGCGAACGCTAGGACAGCGTTAGCTGTGTAATGCCCAACGCCTTTTAGCTTTAGCAAATCTCTTTCGGTGTCTGGTATTTTGCCGCCATATTCAGATAAAATTTGCTG
The DNA window shown above is from Thermoproteales archaeon and carries:
- a CDS encoding A/G-specific adenine glycosylase, coding for MSTLRDNENNKIKYLRKRVIEFFKENGRKFPWRETLDPYVVLVSELLLQKTTSKQVSEIFRAFFLRYPSIKSLADADLSEISNLIRKLGLIKRAKFLKKIAQQILSEYGGKIPDTERDLLKLKGVGHYTANAVLAFAYGKCVPVVDSNIARVLRRYFNLENKKPAYADRDLWALAKKVLPLTNCREYNYGLLDLAALICHPKNPECEKCPLREYCSYEKSLKK